The genomic interval CACTAAAGTTTACGACTGGCGTTTAAATTATCGGTTTAGATCACATTTTCTTGGGAATGTTGTCAATGATTCGATGTAGGATGTCTATGGATGTCTATAAAGCAAGCTTTGGATGCCTTGAGAGGTGACGAATCGAAAAGTCACAGAGATTAAGGCTGCTGACTATTCTTTTCGGCGTACTAAACTGTAAGTAATTTCATCTTCCACTGCTGATTCGAATCGTGTTATGGAAATTAAGAATAATATGGTTGTGGGGCTTTCCATTAGCAGACTGGATAAACTTTGCATTGTACAACAGCATTGATAAAAATTGTTGCAGATAATGAAACCCATAGCTTTTATGTTTGCTTTATTTTTTCTGGTTTCCAAAGTATAGCCAACATTCCTCCAAGGATTCCTAGGAGTAGCCCTATTCCCATACCACCCATGCAGCTTATCACACTAATTACTGAAAATACTATAATTAACGCGCCCCATAACTCATGTTGTGTGGGATTTGTGTAAAGCAGGATAGTAGCCGCAATTATTATTATGCCGAA from Candidatus Bathyarchaeia archaeon carries:
- a CDS encoding DUF6114 domain-containing protein, which gives rise to MGWRGMMQEMEEHMPGWNFEGIAYAMGIVGIVFGIIIIAATILLYTNPTQHELWGALIIVFSVISVISCMGGMGIGLLLGILGGMLAILWKPEKIKQT